One genomic window of Nitrosomonas sp. Is35 includes the following:
- a CDS encoding UDP-N-acetylmuramoyl-tripeptide--D-alanyl-D-alanine ligase, whose amino-acid sequence MMTIREAAQVLQAGWNGQDGLFTGVSTDSRTLKPGDLFVALTGERFDGSEFVASAKEKGAAAALVPQSVSENALSAGVPLLRVQDTRLSLGQLAAYWRNRFTLPLIAVTGSNGKTTVKEMIAAILRQATAGDEVTMAAPAEQILATEGNLNNDIGVPLMLLRLRPQHRYAVIEMGMNHVGEIGYLAQLAKPGVAVITNAGAAHIEGLGSVETVARAKAEIFAGLDQQGTAVINADDRFAALWRECAGARKIADFGLREKALVSAKYQADRLSNRIQLKLPDGIVEVKLQAPGVHNVYNALAAAAAAIAAGIGKASIAAGLESFQGVKGRLQKKSGLHHALLIDDTYNANPESVRAALAVLAATTGKKILVLGDMGELGKSAIDLHRTIGRDARNAGLDQLFTLGELSAYATEAFGKGARHFNDIDELLHATESLLADDVTLLVKGSRFMRMERVVRQLEQPREPSCC is encoded by the coding sequence ATGATGACGATCCGGGAAGCGGCGCAAGTATTGCAGGCCGGATGGAACGGGCAAGACGGGCTATTTACCGGAGTGAGCACGGACAGCCGCACGCTCAAGCCGGGCGATTTATTTGTGGCGTTAACCGGCGAAAGATTCGATGGCAGTGAATTTGTCGCAAGCGCCAAGGAAAAAGGCGCCGCCGCTGCGCTGGTTCCGCAATCGGTTAGTGAAAATGCTTTATCCGCCGGGGTTCCATTGCTGCGCGTGCAAGATACGCGCTTAAGCCTGGGGCAATTGGCCGCGTATTGGCGCAACCGCTTTACGCTGCCGCTCATCGCCGTAACCGGCAGCAACGGCAAGACCACGGTCAAGGAAATGATTGCTGCGATATTGCGTCAAGCGACCGCAGGCGATGAAGTCACCATGGCTGCGCCTGCGGAGCAAATTTTGGCCACCGAAGGGAATCTGAATAACGATATCGGCGTGCCGCTGATGTTGCTGCGTTTACGGCCACAGCATCGTTATGCGGTAATCGAGATGGGCATGAATCATGTGGGCGAGATCGGTTACCTGGCTCAGCTGGCAAAACCGGGTGTTGCCGTCATTACCAATGCGGGTGCTGCGCATATCGAAGGATTGGGTTCCGTTGAAACGGTTGCCCGCGCCAAGGCGGAGATATTTGCCGGATTGGATCAACAGGGAACGGCGGTGATCAATGCGGATGATCGCTTTGCTGCTTTGTGGCGGGAATGCGCCGGTGCACGCAAGATTGCCGATTTTGGTTTGCGCGAGAAAGCGCTGGTGAGTGCCAAGTATCAAGCAGACCGGCTGAGCAACAGGATTCAGCTGAAATTGCCGGATGGCATTGTGGAAGTGAAGTTACAGGCTCCCGGGGTGCATAACGTCTATAACGCATTGGCAGCGGCGGCAGCGGCTATCGCAGCGGGTATCGGGAAAGCGTCGATTGCCGCTGGACTCGAATCGTTTCAGGGTGTGAAGGGGCGGTTGCAGAAAAAATCCGGTTTGCACCATGCGCTGCTGATTGATGATACCTACAACGCCAATCCGGAATCCGTGCGCGCCGCTCTTGCGGTGCTGGCTGCCACGACGGGGAAAAAAATACTGGTGCTCGGCGATATGGGCGAATTGGGTAAGTCCGCCATCGATCTGCATCGTACGATCGGGCGCGATGCGCGCAATGCCGGATTAGATCAATTATTCACGCTGGGCGAGCTGAGCGCTTATGCCACCGAAGCATTCGGCAAGGGCGCGCGGCATTTCAATGATATCGACGAATTGCTGCATGCGACGGAAAGCTTGCTGGCGGATGATGTGACTTTGCTGGTAAAAGGGTCGCGCTTTATGCGCATGGAGCGGGTGGTGCGGCAACTGGAGCAACCGAGGGAGCCGTCATGCTGCTGA
- the mraY gene encoding phospho-N-acetylmuramoyl-pentapeptide-transferase, whose protein sequence is MLLTLSQWLAQDIRAFNVFSYITLRTVMATLTALVISFIIGPMMIRKLTAYKIGQSVRDDGPQTHLVKVGTPTMGGALILMAIVLTTLLWSDLSNRYVWVVLATTLGFGVIGWVDDYRKVVYRNPKGLSARAKFFWQSLIALAVALYLASIAEIPAQTDMIVPFFKEVAVPLGVTGFVILTYFVIVGTSNAVNLTDGLDGLAIMPTVMISSALAVFAYAAGHVVFAKYLGIPYIPNAGELAIFCGAMAGAGLAFLWFNAYPAEVFMGDVGALALGAALGIVTVIVRQEIVLVIMGGVFVVEALSVMLQVASFKLLGKRVFRMAPLHHHFELKGWKENQVVVRFWIITFILVLVGLSTLKLR, encoded by the coding sequence ATGCTGCTGACACTTTCACAATGGCTGGCGCAGGACATTCGTGCATTCAATGTATTCAGTTATATTACGCTCCGCACGGTGATGGCTACGCTGACCGCCCTGGTCATTTCCTTCATCATCGGCCCGATGATGATCCGTAAACTGACGGCTTACAAAATCGGACAATCGGTGCGTGACGACGGCCCGCAAACGCATCTGGTCAAAGTCGGCACACCCACGATGGGCGGCGCTTTGATTCTCATGGCGATCGTATTGACGACTCTCTTATGGTCGGACCTGAGCAATCGCTATGTTTGGGTAGTGCTCGCTACTACGCTGGGATTCGGTGTGATCGGCTGGGTCGATGATTACCGCAAAGTGGTTTACCGCAATCCGAAAGGATTGTCTGCGCGCGCTAAATTTTTCTGGCAATCGCTGATCGCGCTGGCGGTTGCGCTGTATCTGGCGTCGATCGCGGAAATTCCGGCGCAAACCGATATGATTGTGCCTTTCTTCAAGGAAGTGGCGGTTCCATTGGGTGTCACCGGCTTTGTCATACTGACTTATTTTGTCATTGTCGGCACCAGCAATGCGGTCAATCTCACCGATGGCCTGGATGGTCTGGCCATCATGCCGACGGTCATGATCAGCAGCGCGCTGGCGGTTTTTGCTTACGCCGCCGGGCACGTGGTATTTGCCAAGTATCTGGGCATTCCTTATATCCCCAATGCGGGGGAATTGGCTATATTCTGCGGCGCCATGGCTGGTGCCGGACTTGCCTTTTTGTGGTTTAACGCTTATCCCGCCGAAGTTTTCATGGGTGACGTCGGCGCCTTGGCGCTGGGTGCGGCATTGGGAATCGTCACCGTCATCGTGCGGCAAGAGATTGTGCTGGTGATTATGGGCGGCGTTTTTGTCGTGGAAGCGCTGTCTGTGATGCTGCAGGTGGCCTCGTTTAAGCTGCTGGGCAAGCGGGTATTCCGCATGGCGCCATTGCATCATCATTTTGAATTAAAAGGCTGGAAAGAAAATCAGGTGGTGGTCCGGTTTTGGATCATCACCTTTATTTTAGTATTGGTTGGATTGTCGACATTAAAATTACGATGA
- the ftsW gene encoding putative lipid II flippase FtsW, whose amino-acid sequence MIYQATQQKPRVMADFDQALVWSALLLLSIGLVMIYSASIAIAEAQFGADRAGHYLLRHSAYLGVGLLLGLIAFQVPMQMWQKYVTYLLMLSISLLILVLIPGIGHEVNGSQRWISLYVVNIQPSEFMKFCMVLYAADYVNRKAADLNSFFKGFLPITAVLSIVGALLLLEPDFGAFFVVTALAMSILFLGGVSLKIFISLIAILAFGLYELILSSPYRLNRVIAFMDPWADPYGKGYQLSHALIAFGRGEWLGVGLGGSVEKLFYLPEAHTDFLLSVLAEELGFAGVATVIVLFIWLITRAFVIGRLAARLGSPFAALVAQGIGIWIGVQALINMGVNMGVLPTKGLTLPLLSFGGSSITANCIALAVLLRIDWENRQRLRGLNV is encoded by the coding sequence ATGATTTATCAGGCAACCCAACAGAAACCAAGAGTCATGGCCGATTTCGATCAGGCGCTGGTGTGGTCGGCTTTGCTGCTGTTGAGTATTGGTTTGGTCATGATTTATTCCGCTTCGATTGCCATTGCCGAAGCGCAATTCGGCGCTGATCGCGCCGGTCATTATTTGTTGCGGCATAGCGCATACCTGGGTGTCGGATTGTTGTTGGGATTGATCGCCTTTCAAGTACCGATGCAGATGTGGCAAAAATATGTGACTTATCTGCTCATGCTGAGCATTTCGTTGCTGATACTGGTGTTGATTCCGGGCATTGGCCATGAAGTGAACGGCAGTCAGCGCTGGATTTCGTTGTATGTGGTGAATATTCAGCCGTCCGAATTTATGAAGTTTTGCATGGTGCTGTACGCTGCGGACTATGTTAATCGTAAGGCAGCTGATCTGAATTCTTTCTTCAAAGGATTTTTGCCCATAACGGCAGTGTTATCCATTGTCGGTGCTTTGCTGCTGCTGGAACCGGATTTCGGCGCATTCTTTGTGGTGACGGCACTGGCGATGTCGATTTTGTTCCTCGGCGGCGTCAGCTTGAAAATATTCATCAGCCTGATTGCTATCCTGGCATTCGGTTTGTATGAATTGATTTTAAGCTCGCCGTACCGGCTAAATCGCGTGATTGCTTTTATGGATCCATGGGCCGATCCCTACGGCAAAGGCTATCAGCTCAGTCATGCGTTGATCGCATTCGGGCGCGGCGAGTGGCTTGGTGTGGGTCTGGGCGGCAGTGTTGAGAAACTGTTTTATCTGCCCGAAGCGCACACCGATTTCTTATTGTCGGTGCTGGCCGAAGAATTGGGTTTTGCCGGTGTGGCTACCGTGATCGTATTGTTTATCTGGCTCATTACACGCGCATTTGTTATTGGCCGTCTGGCGGCCAGGCTGGGCAGTCCTTTCGCGGCATTGGTGGCGCAGGGTATCGGTATTTGGATCGGTGTGCAGGCGCTGATCAACATGGGCGTCAATATGGGTGTCTTGCCTACGAAAGGGCTGACACTACCGCTGCTGAGTTTTGGTGGTAGCAGCATTACGGCGAATTGCA
- the murD gene encoding UDP-N-acetylmuramoyl-L-alanine--D-glutamate ligase: MNVQDKTVLVLGMGETGLSMVKWLLRQGAAVRAADSRSEPPNWQQISAGFPSVQLHKGKFTTSIFNDIDMIAISPGVPMADPCVQQAVQRGVPVIGDMVLFSWALEQSNRPKPKVVAITGSNGKTTVTAMTGAMLKKSGWNVEVAGNIGPAVLNALMQRIDAGDWPQAWVLETSSFQLETTHNLNADVATVLNLSEDHLDRYTGMRDYATAKARVFLHEKAGKGIQVLNRNDPGVCAMALPDRKQITFGVDEPPSHTDFGLMHDGDDLWLMEGDVQLMKTSELVVNGLHNAVNALAALAMCRALGVAIDPLLTALREFRGLPHRMEKVAAFNGVTFFDDSKSTNVGATVAALSGMKQNVILIAGGDGKGQDFSYLREAVANNARAVVLIGRDANMIANELKDCGVPLHFAVTMEEAMQKSFLLAQSGDVVLLSPACASFDMFRNYIHRAEVFVAAVKDMENKFFSFGQKKH, from the coding sequence ATGAATGTGCAAGATAAAACAGTTCTAGTGCTGGGGATGGGTGAAACCGGCTTGTCCATGGTGAAATGGTTGCTACGTCAGGGTGCCGCGGTGCGCGCTGCGGATAGCCGTTCCGAGCCGCCCAATTGGCAGCAAATCAGCGCGGGATTTCCGTCCGTGCAGCTGCATAAAGGCAAATTCACGACATCCATTTTTAATGATATCGATATGATCGCCATCAGCCCCGGTGTTCCGATGGCCGATCCGTGCGTGCAGCAAGCGGTGCAACGCGGCGTGCCGGTCATTGGCGATATGGTGCTTTTTTCCTGGGCGCTGGAGCAAAGCAACCGGCCCAAACCGAAAGTTGTCGCCATTACCGGGTCGAATGGAAAAACCACGGTGACGGCAATGACCGGCGCAATGTTGAAGAAATCCGGCTGGAATGTGGAAGTGGCGGGAAATATCGGTCCCGCCGTACTGAATGCGTTGATGCAGCGGATCGATGCGGGCGATTGGCCGCAGGCTTGGGTGCTGGAAACATCCAGCTTTCAATTGGAAACGACGCACAATTTGAATGCGGATGTAGCGACTGTGCTGAATTTGAGCGAAGACCATTTGGATCGCTATACCGGCATGCGCGATTACGCAACCGCCAAAGCCAGAGTGTTTCTGCATGAGAAGGCCGGTAAAGGCATACAGGTGTTAAATCGCAACGATCCCGGTGTCTGCGCGATGGCACTGCCGGACAGAAAACAAATTACTTTTGGCGTCGATGAACCGCCCAGCCATACCGATTTCGGTCTCATGCACGACGGCGACGATTTGTGGCTGATGGAAGGCGATGTGCAATTAATGAAAACTTCCGAGCTGGTTGTCAACGGCTTGCATAACGCGGTCAATGCGCTGGCGGCATTGGCCATGTGCCGCGCCTTGGGTGTGGCCATCGATCCGCTGTTGACCGCGTTGCGCGAATTTCGCGGCCTGCCGCATCGCATGGAAAAAGTCGCTGCGTTTAACGGCGTTACTTTCTTTGATGACTCCAAAAGCACCAATGTCGGTGCCACTGTAGCTGCATTAAGCGGCATGAAGCAGAACGTCATATTAATCGCAGGTGGCGACGGCAAGGGACAGGATTTCTCGTATCTGAGGGAAGCGGTTGCCAATAATGCCCGTGCCGTGGTGCTGATTGGACGGGATGCAAACATGATTGCGAATGAATTGAAAGACTGCGGTGTGCCATTGCATTTTGCCGTGACCATGGAAGAAGCCATGCAAAAGAGTTTCTTGTTGGCGCAATCCGGTGATGTGGTGTTGCTTTCGCCGGCCTGTGCCAGTTTTGACATGTTTAGAAATTATATCCACCGCGCGGAAGTGTTCGTTGCAGCGGTCAAGGATATGGAAAACAAATTTTTCAGTTTCGGACAGAAAAAACATTAA